From Flavobacterium arcticum, the proteins below share one genomic window:
- a CDS encoding cob(I)yrinic acid a,c-diamide adenosyltransferase, translating to MKVYTKTGDKGTTALFGGTRVAKHHIRIESYGTVDELNSHIGLIRDQEMNPMYKKTLERIQDRLFTLGAILATPPEKEILKNGKERLNIPKISDEDIELLENEIDSMDAALPQMTHFVLPGGHTTVSYCHIARCVCRRAERLAVHLDELEGIDGMVLRYLNRLSDYLFVLARKLSYDLNADEVKWIPEKY from the coding sequence ATGAAAGTATATACCAAAACCGGCGATAAAGGTACTACTGCACTTTTTGGTGGTACACGTGTAGCCAAGCACCACATACGCATAGAAAGTTACGGTACTGTAGATGAGCTAAACTCACACATAGGGCTTATTCGCGACCAAGAAATGAACCCGATGTATAAAAAAACATTGGAGCGCATACAGGACAGACTTTTTACTCTTGGTGCCATATTGGCAACACCACCTGAAAAAGAGATATTAAAAAACGGAAAAGAACGTCTTAACATTCCGAAAATATCTGACGAAGATATTGAACTGCTCGAGAACGAAATCGACAGTATGGATGCTGCACTACCGCAAATGACGCATTTTGTATTACCAGGAGGACACACTACAGTGTCATATTGTCACATAGCACGCTGTGTATGCCGCCGTGCAGAACGCCTTGCAGTACATTTAGATGAGCTAGAAGGTATAGATGGCATGGTTTTAAGGTACCTTAACCGACTTTCTGACTACCTTTTTGTACTGGCACGGAAGTTGTCATATGATTTGAACGCCGATGAGGTAAAATGGATACCTGAAAAGTATTAA
- a CDS encoding DUF2795 domain-containing protein, producing the protein MYWTLELASYLSDAPWPATKDELIDYAIRTGAPLEVVENLQSIEDEGEIYESMEEIWPDYPTDEDYLWNEDEY; encoded by the coding sequence ATGTATTGGACATTAGAATTAGCATCCTATTTAAGTGATGCCCCGTGGCCGGCAACAAAAGACGAACTTATAGATTATGCCATTAGGACCGGAGCACCACTAGAGGTGGTAGAAAACCTTCAGTCCATAGAAGATGAAGGCGAGATCTATGAATCTATGGAGGAAATATGGCCAGACTATCCTACTGATGAAGATTATCTTTGGAATGAGGATGAATACTAG
- the secA gene encoding preprotein translocase subunit SecA, which yields MSLINNILKAFVGDKSEKDIKAIQPIIKKVHSFETALAGLSHDELRAKTIYFKEKIKEARAEKDTKIASYLEEIERTEDIDKREDIYASIDALEKEAYDISEKVLMDILPEAFAVIKETARRFKENTSISVTATPYDRELSATKTYVELDGDTAVWANSWNAAGKEITWDMIHYDVQLIGGIVLHEGKIAEMQTGEGKTLVATLPMYLNALTGNGVHLVTVNDYLARRDSTWKAPLFEFHGMKVDCIDNHQPNSDARRKAYAADITYGTNNEFGFDYLRDNMAHSPEDLVQRKHNFAIVDEVDSVLIDDARTPLIISGPVPQGDRHEFNELKPKVDHLVNLQRTLLNGVLAEAKKLIREGNTKDGGFLLLRVYRGLPKSKAVIKFLSEEGVKQILQKTENQYMQDNNREMHKVDEALYFVIEEKNNQVELTDNGIQFLSQDTDKEFFVLPDIGTGIANIEKQKLEKEEEAERKEELFRDFSIKSERIHTLTQLLKAYTLFEKDVEYVIENNKVMIVDEQTGRIMDGRRYSDGLHQAIEAKENVKIEAATQTFATVTLQNYFRMYNKLAGMTGTAVTEAGEFWEIYKLDVVEIPTNRPIARKDEHDLIYKTTREKFNAVIEDVNKLSAAGRPVLIGTTSVEISELLSRMLKMKNVPHNVLNAKLHTREAEIVAEAGKAGIVTIATNMAGRGTDIKLSKEVKDAGGLAIIGTERHDSRRVDRQLRGRAGRQGDPGSSQFYVSLEDNLMRLFGSERVAKVMDRMGLKEGEVIQHSMMTKSIERAQKKVEENNFGVRKRLLEYDDVMNAQREVVYKRRKHALHGERLKVDIANMMYDTAEDIISSNKEINDYKNFEFEIIRYFSISSPVSESDFKKMSETELTGKVYKAVMEAYQAKNERDAHEAFPVIKNVYEDESSQYERIVVPFTDGVKTLNVVTNLEKAYQTGGKSLIADFEKNITLAIVDEAWKKHLRKMDELKQSVQLAVHEQKDPLLIYKFEAFNLFKKTVNGINKDVVSFLFKGDLPSQNPNNIQEAKQVQKPKESYKTSKEEVLNTDEMAAQAREVAQQSQGQSRPQVTETITRETPKINRNDTVTIKHVMSGKTETMKFKKAESMLITGEWIIAND from the coding sequence ATGAGTTTAATAAATAACATACTTAAGGCTTTTGTAGGCGATAAGTCTGAAAAAGACATAAAAGCCATACAGCCTATTATTAAAAAGGTACATTCTTTTGAAACTGCCTTGGCTGGTCTTTCTCATGATGAGCTAAGAGCAAAAACTATTTATTTTAAAGAAAAAATAAAAGAAGCTAGAGCCGAAAAAGACACTAAAATAGCATCGTATCTAGAAGAGATAGAGCGAACAGAAGATATTGATAAAAGAGAAGATATATATGCTTCTATCGATGCGCTTGAAAAAGAGGCTTATGATATCTCTGAAAAAGTATTAATGGATATTCTTCCAGAAGCATTTGCTGTAATTAAAGAAACAGCACGTCGCTTTAAAGAAAACACAAGCATAAGCGTTACTGCTACTCCTTATGACAGAGAGTTATCGGCAACAAAAACTTATGTTGAGCTTGATGGTGATACTGCCGTTTGGGCAAACTCATGGAATGCCGCAGGTAAAGAAATTACCTGGGACATGATACATTATGATGTACAGCTTATAGGTGGTATAGTACTACACGAAGGTAAAATTGCCGAGATGCAAACTGGTGAAGGTAAAACGCTTGTAGCTACTTTACCAATGTACCTTAATGCGCTTACAGGCAATGGTGTACACCTTGTAACCGTGAATGACTACTTAGCACGACGAGATAGTACTTGGAAAGCTCCTTTGTTTGAGTTTCATGGTATGAAGGTTGACTGTATAGACAACCACCAACCTAATTCTGATGCAAGAAGAAAAGCTTATGCTGCCGATATTACTTATGGTACTAACAATGAGTTTGGTTTTGATTATCTTAGAGATAATATGGCACACTCGCCTGAAGATTTAGTACAGCGCAAGCACAATTTTGCCATTGTAGATGAGGTCGATTCTGTACTTATTGATGATGCTCGTACGCCACTTATTATATCTGGTCCTGTACCACAAGGAGACCGTCATGAGTTTAATGAACTTAAACCAAAAGTAGACCACCTAGTAAACCTACAAAGAACATTACTTAATGGAGTATTAGCAGAAGCTAAAAAACTTATAAGAGAAGGAAACACTAAAGATGGTGGATTCTTACTACTACGCGTTTATAGAGGCTTACCAAAAAGTAAAGCCGTTATAAAATTCCTTAGTGAAGAAGGCGTAAAGCAAATATTACAGAAGACCGAAAACCAATACATGCAGGACAACAACCGTGAAATGCATAAAGTGGATGAGGCACTGTACTTTGTAATCGAAGAAAAAAACAATCAGGTAGAGCTTACAGATAATGGTATTCAGTTCCTATCGCAGGATACTGATAAAGAATTTTTTGTACTACCAGATATTGGAACAGGTATAGCCAATATAGAAAAGCAAAAATTAGAAAAAGAAGAGGAAGCAGAACGCAAAGAAGAACTTTTTAGAGATTTCTCTATAAAAAGTGAACGCATACACACCCTTACACAATTACTAAAAGCCTACACGCTTTTTGAAAAAGATGTAGAGTATGTTATCGAGAATAACAAGGTTATGATTGTAGATGAGCAAACGGGTCGTATAATGGACGGGCGTCGTTACTCTGATGGGTTACACCAAGCAATTGAGGCTAAAGAAAATGTAAAAATTGAAGCAGCTACTCAAACATTTGCAACTGTTACCCTACAAAATTACTTCAGGATGTACAATAAACTTGCGGGTATGACGGGTACTGCGGTTACCGAAGCGGGTGAATTCTGGGAAATATACAAACTAGATGTAGTAGAAATACCTACAAATAGACCTATTGCTCGTAAAGATGAGCATGACCTGATATACAAAACTACTCGTGAGAAGTTTAATGCCGTTATAGAAGACGTTAATAAACTATCTGCAGCAGGAAGACCAGTACTTATCGGTACTACTTCGGTAGAGATATCTGAGTTACTTAGCCGAATGCTGAAAATGAAAAATGTTCCGCATAACGTATTGAATGCGAAATTGCATACAAGAGAAGCCGAAATTGTAGCCGAAGCTGGTAAAGCAGGAATAGTAACCATAGCTACCAATATGGCAGGTCGTGGTACGGATATTAAACTATCAAAAGAAGTTAAAGATGCTGGTGGTCTTGCCATAATCGGTACAGAGCGTCACGATTCAAGACGTGTTGACAGACAGCTTCGTGGTCGTGCAGGACGTCAAGGAGACCCAGGAAGTTCACAATTCTATGTATCACTTGAAGATAACCTAATGCGTTTATTCGGTTCTGAAAGAGTAGCGAAGGTTATGGATAGAATGGGACTTAAAGAAGGTGAAGTTATACAACACTCTATGATGACAAAATCTATAGAGCGTGCACAGAAAAAAGTAGAAGAGAACAACTTTGGTGTTCGTAAAAGGCTACTTGAGTATGATGATGTAATGAACGCACAACGTGAAGTAGTATATAAGCGTAGAAAGCATGCTTTGCATGGCGAGCGTCTTAAAGTAGATATTGCTAACATGATGTATGATACTGCTGAAGACATCATCAGTTCGAATAAAGAAATTAACGATTATAAAAATTTCGAGTTTGAAATTATCCGTTATTTCTCTATAAGCTCTCCAGTTAGTGAGTCTGATTTCAAGAAAATGTCTGAAACAGAGTTGACAGGTAAAGTATACAAAGCTGTGATGGAAGCATATCAAGCTAAAAACGAGCGTGATGCGCATGAAGCTTTCCCTGTAATTAAAAATGTTTACGAAGACGAAAGCTCACAATATGAGCGTATAGTAGTACCTTTTACCGATGGTGTAAAAACGCTTAACGTAGTTACTAACCTCGAGAAAGCATATCAAACAGGAGGAAAGTCGTTAATTGCTGATTTCGAAAAGAACATTACTCTTGCTATTGTAGATGAAGCTTGGAAAAAGCACCTTCGAAAAATGGATGAGTTAAAACAATCGGTACAATTAGCCGTACACGAGCAAAAAGATCCATTACTTATTTATAAGTTTGAGGCTTTCAACTTGTTTAAGAAAACTGTAAACGGTATTAATAAAGATGTAGTTTCATTCTTATTTAAAGGGGATTTACCTTCGCAAAACCCTAACAACATACAGGAAGCAAAGCAGGTGCAAAAACCTAAAGAAAGCTATAAAACAAGTAAAGAAGAGGTTTTAAATACTGATGAAATGGCAGCACAAGCTCGTGAAGTAGCACAGCAAAGCCAAGGACAAAGTAGACCACAAGTAACCGAAACTATAACTAGAGAAACGCCAAAAATAAACCGTAATGACACTGTTACCATTAAGCATGTAATGAGTGGAAAAACGGAGACCATGAAATTTAAAAAGGCAGAAAGTATGCTTATAACAGGAGAATGGATTATAGCTAACGACTAA
- a CDS encoding cation:proton antiporter — protein MELYYSLSVMIVIASFFAYLNVRFLKLPSTIGVMIIAMAASIMIVTFGSSIPNIESRISSLLHSFDFTEVLMGAMLNFMLFAGAIHINLRDLNEQRTPIMTFSTVSVIISTLVVGTLVYFIPMPGLEIPYIYCLLFGALISPTDPVAVLSILKGANVRKSLETKIAGESLFNDGMAVVVFAVILQLAENENASLNIFNIIWLFIKEAGGGFILGAILGVTASKAMRKIDDYKVSVLITLSVVMGGYLIAHELHVSGPLTMVFAGLIIGNFNRKSSTMSATTKDYLDKFWELNDEILNAILFLFIGLDLLLIPDLNAYWVPGIASIVIVLTSRFISIWIPGKFIKLKERFGAGTIKILVWGGLRGGVSIALALSIGDSPYTKTIIAITYFVVVFSIIVQGLTIGKVANKVLAKS, from the coding sequence ATGGAATTGTATTACTCGCTTTCTGTAATGATTGTTATAGCATCATTTTTTGCTTATTTAAATGTGCGTTTCCTAAAACTGCCTTCTACAATAGGTGTTATGATTATCGCGATGGCAGCTTCTATAATGATTGTTACATTTGGTAGTTCTATACCGAATATAGAAAGTCGAATTTCATCATTACTCCATAGTTTCGATTTTACCGAGGTGCTTATGGGTGCCATGCTTAACTTTATGCTCTTTGCTGGAGCTATACACATTAACTTGCGCGACCTTAACGAGCAACGTACTCCTATAATGACCTTTTCTACCGTTAGTGTTATTATATCAACTTTGGTAGTAGGCACATTAGTCTATTTTATACCCATGCCAGGGTTAGAAATACCTTATATATACTGCTTGCTTTTTGGGGCATTAATATCTCCTACAGACCCTGTTGCGGTGCTTAGTATACTTAAAGGCGCAAATGTTAGAAAATCACTCGAAACAAAAATTGCAGGCGAATCACTTTTTAACGATGGTATGGCTGTAGTGGTATTTGCCGTAATATTACAATTAGCAGAAAATGAAAATGCAAGCCTGAATATTTTTAATATAATATGGCTATTTATAAAAGAAGCTGGTGGTGGTTTTATTCTTGGTGCCATATTAGGTGTAACTGCTTCTAAAGCGATGAGAAAAATAGATGATTATAAAGTATCGGTACTTATCACGCTATCGGTAGTTATGGGTGGCTACCTTATTGCTCATGAGCTACACGTATCGGGACCACTTACTATGGTGTTTGCAGGATTAATTATAGGTAATTTCAACAGAAAATCCTCTACCATGTCGGCGACTACAAAAGATTATCTTGATAAATTTTGGGAGTTAAATGATGAGATATTAAACGCTATTCTTTTTCTTTTTATAGGGCTTGATCTTTTACTAATACCTGATCTTAATGCATACTGGGTTCCGGGGATTGCTAGTATTGTAATAGTACTTACCTCGCGATTTATTTCGATATGGATACCTGGTAAGTTTATTAAACTAAAAGAACGATTTGGAGCAGGAACTATTAAAATATTAGTTTGGGGTGGCTTGCGCGGAGGAGTATCCATTGCGCTAGCGTTATCTATAGGAGATAGCCCTTATACCAAAACAATTATAGCCATAACTTACTTTGTAGTAGTATTCTCTATTATAGTACAAGGGCTTACCATTGGTAAAGTAGCCAACAAGGTATTGGCAAAATCATAA
- a CDS encoding FAD-binding oxidoreductase, which yields MDTIIIPQEMIVQLENIVGQSFLFLDMATRTHYGHDETEDYNFPPSVVVKPADAAQVSEIIKLANTYKVPVVPIGARTGLSGGALSINGGIGLSIERLNSITIDEKNLQAILGPAVITQEFQEAALNKGLFYPPDPSSRGSCTIGGNVAENAGGARAVKYGVTKDYVLNLEVVLPTGEIIWTGANTLKNSTGYNLTQLMVGSEGTLGIITKIVMKLLPKNTHNVLMLVPFFKAEQACEAVAAIFRAGIVPSALEFMERDAIDWGLRFLDSVSLTVKDEVQAHLLIEVDGNYPDVLFAEAEKIMEVVEHFVIDEVLYADTEDQKNALWKLRRVVGEAVKSNSIYKEEDTVVPRYELPTLLKGVKTIGDKYGFKSVCYGHAGDGNLHVNIIKGTMSDEMWENEVPKGIREIFELTVSLKGTLSGEHGIGYVQKNYMDIAFSTQHLQLMKSIKTIFDPNNILNPGKIFPDSI from the coding sequence ATGGATACTATAATAATACCACAAGAAATGATTGTACAACTTGAAAATATAGTTGGGCAGTCATTTCTTTTTTTAGATATGGCGACCCGTACTCATTACGGGCATGATGAAACCGAAGATTATAATTTTCCGCCATCGGTGGTTGTAAAGCCTGCCGATGCAGCCCAAGTATCGGAAATTATAAAACTTGCTAACACTTATAAAGTACCTGTAGTACCTATAGGTGCCCGAACGGGGCTTAGTGGTGGTGCACTTAGCATTAATGGTGGGATAGGTCTTTCTATAGAGCGATTAAATAGCATAACGATTGACGAAAAAAACTTACAGGCTATACTTGGTCCCGCAGTGATAACACAGGAGTTTCAGGAAGCGGCGTTGAATAAAGGACTTTTTTATCCGCCAGATCCTAGTAGTAGGGGTAGTTGTACCATAGGTGGTAATGTTGCCGAAAATGCTGGTGGCGCAAGAGCTGTAAAATATGGAGTAACTAAAGATTATGTGCTAAATCTTGAAGTGGTTTTGCCTACGGGCGAAATTATTTGGACAGGTGCCAATACTTTAAAGAATTCGACAGGTTATAATCTTACACAACTCATGGTGGGCAGTGAAGGTACACTAGGTATCATTACTAAAATTGTCATGAAGTTATTACCTAAAAATACACATAATGTATTGATGCTTGTGCCTTTTTTTAAAGCGGAACAGGCTTGTGAGGCTGTTGCTGCTATATTTAGGGCGGGAATTGTACCTAGTGCATTGGAGTTTATGGAGCGCGATGCTATAGACTGGGGTTTACGATTTCTAGATAGTGTGAGCTTAACTGTTAAAGATGAAGTACAGGCACACTTATTAATAGAGGTAGATGGTAATTATCCCGATGTGCTTTTTGCCGAAGCCGAAAAAATAATGGAAGTGGTAGAGCATTTTGTTATTGATGAAGTATTATATGCTGATACCGAAGATCAGAAAAATGCTTTATGGAAACTACGTAGGGTAGTAGGCGAAGCTGTAAAATCGAACTCAATATATAAAGAAGAAGATACTGTTGTACCTCGTTATGAATTACCTACACTTTTAAAGGGCGTAAAAACAATAGGTGATAAGTATGGTTTTAAGTCAGTGTGTTATGGTCATGCAGGCGATGGTAACCTACACGTTAACATCATTAAAGGTACTATGAGTGATGAGATGTGGGAAAATGAAGTGCCTAAAGGAATTAGAGAAATATTTGAATTAACAGTATCTTTAAAAGGTACATTGTCAGGTGAACACGGTATAGGCTATGTCCAGAAAAATTATATGGATATTGCTTTTAGTACACAACACTTGCAATTAATGAAGAGTATTAAAACGATATTTGACCCTAACAATATTCTAAACCCAGGTAAAATATTTCCTGATAGTATATAG
- a CDS encoding DoxX family protein yields the protein MMMRFFNTSYNQNLYDLAILLLRITVGCFMMTHGLQKLDMLMEGGPIKFADPIGVGAQASLILTVFAELICSFLILMGFATRLATIPLIITMFVAVFIIHGKDDFGNKELPGLYLAVYILLLVIGSGRFSVDRLIAGKKRKINY from the coding sequence ATGATGATGCGATTTTTTAATACATCATACAATCAGAATTTGTATGATCTTGCGATTCTTTTATTACGTATCACAGTAGGGTGTTTTATGATGACCCACGGATTACAAAAATTAGATATGCTTATGGAAGGAGGTCCTATTAAGTTTGCCGACCCTATAGGTGTAGGTGCACAAGCTTCGTTAATTCTTACTGTTTTTGCCGAACTTATTTGTTCTTTTCTTATCCTTATGGGTTTTGCCACAAGACTAGCAACTATACCTCTTATTATAACCATGTTTGTTGCTGTATTTATAATACATGGTAAAGATGATTTTGGGAATAAAGAGCTTCCTGGGCTTTACCTTGCCGTATATATTTTGTTATTAGTAATTGGAAGTGGGCGTTTTTCTGTAGATAGGCTTATTGCAGGAAAGAAAAGAAAAATTAATTATTAA
- a CDS encoding AEC family transporter, with translation MDSIILIFVCMLAGVGLQRVKAFPPNAYVALNQFVIYISLPGLALYYIPKIEASIKLLYPLGVAWVGFLLAFIFFVVLGKIFGWSRKLTGCLILTGGLGNTSFVGFPVIEALYGKEGLETAIIVDQPGTFVVMATLGIIVAAAYSKGATGTAAMAKKILFFPPFIAFFLGVCMNTFNYDFITDVQSVLLRLGNTVTPVALVAVGMQLKIDVKSKHWSFLALGLFFKLILMPAFFFVLYKVFLKGQGIETEVSIMEAAMAPMITASILASSHGLKPRLSGMMVGVGIPLSFITLALWYWLLYNY, from the coding sequence TTGGACAGTATTATCCTAATATTCGTTTGTATGCTAGCAGGCGTAGGCTTGCAACGCGTAAAAGCATTTCCACCTAATGCTTATGTAGCACTTAACCAATTTGTAATTTATATATCATTACCAGGTTTAGCTTTATACTATATTCCAAAAATAGAAGCAAGCATAAAACTGTTGTACCCTTTAGGTGTGGCATGGGTTGGTTTTTTACTAGCTTTTATATTCTTTGTTGTTTTAGGTAAAATTTTTGGATGGTCGCGAAAGCTTACAGGCTGCCTTATACTTACAGGAGGTTTGGGTAATACTTCTTTTGTAGGATTTCCTGTAATAGAAGCATTATACGGAAAGGAAGGACTTGAAACGGCTATTATAGTAGACCAGCCAGGTACATTTGTGGTAATGGCTACGCTAGGTATAATTGTGGCAGCAGCCTACTCTAAAGGCGCAACAGGTACAGCGGCGATGGCAAAAAAAATACTGTTTTTCCCTCCTTTCATTGCTTTTTTTTTAGGGGTATGTATGAATACATTTAATTATGATTTTATAACCGATGTACAGTCTGTATTATTAAGACTTGGTAATACGGTAACTCCCGTAGCACTCGTTGCTGTAGGTATGCAACTTAAAATAGATGTTAAAAGTAAACATTGGAGTTTTCTTGCACTAGGTTTGTTCTTTAAACTGATACTAATGCCAGCTTTCTTTTTTGTTTTATATAAAGTATTCTTAAAAGGACAGGGTATAGAAACTGAGGTTTCTATTATGGAAGCTGCTATGGCACCCATGATAACAGCATCTATATTGGCTTCTTCACATGGTTTAAAACCACGACTCTCGGGTATGATGGTAGGAGTAGGTATACCACTCTCATTTATAACACTTGCATTGTGGTACTGGTTGTTATATAATTATTAA
- the meaB gene encoding methylmalonyl Co-A mutase-associated GTPase MeaB: MTKHKNHHTALHEKDGISRPESVSVTSIANITQLRKKQPTADELVKGILEHNKTALSRAITLVESTNPTHLEKAMAVINQCLPYANKSVRIGITGVPGVGKSTFIEAFGKHLTSLGRKVAVLAVDPSSSMSHGSILGDKTRMEELVKDENAYIRPSASGDTLGGVARKTREAIILCEACGFDTIIIETVGVGQSETAVHSMVDFFLLLKIAGAGDELQGIKRGIMEMADLIVINKADGDNIKKAKLAKTEFNRALHLFPAKSSGWQPKVSTCSAITHDGIADVWQVVNEYFEMVKDNHYFDAKRADQNRYWLTETINEQLKSSFYAREDITPLLEQYKKAVQNNELSPFAAAQFLLEKYFEK, encoded by the coding sequence GTGACTAAACACAAAAATCACCATACCGCACTACATGAAAAAGATGGCATTAGCCGTCCTGAAAGCGTTAGTGTAACATCTATAGCAAATATTACACAGCTAAGAAAAAAGCAACCTACTGCTGACGAATTAGTTAAAGGTATACTAGAACATAATAAAACAGCACTAAGCCGTGCCATAACACTTGTAGAGAGTACCAACCCTACCCATCTTGAAAAAGCAATGGCGGTTATAAATCAATGTCTTCCTTATGCTAATAAATCTGTACGAATAGGTATTACAGGAGTACCAGGAGTAGGTAAAAGTACTTTTATAGAAGCTTTTGGGAAACACCTTACAAGCTTAGGGCGAAAAGTAGCTGTGCTGGCTGTAGACCCCAGTAGCTCTATGTCGCATGGTAGTATACTAGGCGATAAAACCCGTATGGAAGAACTGGTTAAAGATGAAAATGCCTACATTAGACCTTCGGCATCGGGCGATACACTAGGCGGTGTAGCACGAAAAACCCGAGAAGCCATTATTCTTTGCGAAGCTTGTGGTTTTGATACTATAATTATTGAAACTGTAGGTGTAGGACAAAGCGAAACTGCCGTGCATAGCATGGTCGATTTTTTCCTATTATTAAAAATAGCTGGTGCAGGCGATGAGTTGCAAGGCATTAAGCGTGGTATTATGGAAATGGCAGACTTGATAGTTATTAATAAAGCCGATGGTGATAACATTAAAAAAGCAAAATTAGCGAAAACGGAGTTTAATCGGGCATTGCATTTATTCCCCGCCAAGAGTTCGGGGTGGCAGCCTAAAGTGAGTACATGTAGTGCCATTACTCATGATGGTATAGCCGATGTATGGCAAGTAGTAAACGAGTATTTTGAAATGGTAAAAGACAATCATTATTTTGATGCAAAACGTGCCGACCAAAACCGTTACTGGCTTACCGAAACAATTAACGAACAACTAAAAAGTAGTTTTTATGCTCGTGAAGATATCACTCCGCTACTGGAACAATATAAAAAAGCAGTGCAAAACAACGAACTTTCGCCGTTTGCAGCCGCACAATTTTTATTGGAAAAATATTTTGAGAAGTAA
- a CDS encoding MATE family efflux transporter: protein MKLSTYTKEFQYNIRLAWPVILGMLGHTITGIIDNIMVGKLGAAELAAASLGNSMVFIAMSVGIGFSTAITPIVAQYDAEKNTGKVRTVFHHGLFLCTILGVFLFGIVWFAKPLMYLMSQPEEVVTLAAPYIDWVAFSLLPMVIFQGYKQFADGLSLTKYAMYAVIISNVINVIVNYFLIYGIWIFPEMGIIGAALGTVVSRIFMLVYMHYILAKNEQLKIYFTNFSFSEIKKSMLRRITALGLPSSMQMFFEVALFTMAVWLSGYIGKSSQAANQIALSLASMTFMFAMGLSVASMIRVGNQKGLKDYKKLLLVARSIFLLSVIIEIVFALLFVIFHNYLPQFFLDMTDEALLAENAVVIKIAAQLLLVAAVFQISDGIQVVVLGALRGLQDVKIPTILTFISYWIIGFPISLYLGLYTSLGAAGIWIGLLAGLTAAALFLYIRFNYLTKKLISQGA from the coding sequence GTGAAATTATCCACTTACACAAAAGAATTTCAATACAATATACGCTTGGCTTGGCCTGTAATACTAGGTATGCTAGGGCATACTATAACGGGTATTATAGACAATATTATGGTAGGTAAGCTTGGGGCAGCCGAACTTGCTGCAGCTTCGCTAGGTAATAGTATGGTGTTTATAGCTATGTCAGTAGGTATTGGTTTTTCTACTGCTATAACACCCATAGTAGCACAGTATGATGCTGAGAAAAATACAGGTAAAGTACGTACTGTTTTTCATCACGGATTATTTTTATGTACCATATTAGGGGTTTTTCTTTTTGGTATAGTGTGGTTTGCTAAGCCATTAATGTACTTAATGAGTCAGCCTGAAGAAGTAGTTACACTTGCTGCGCCTTATATAGATTGGGTGGCATTCTCATTATTACCAATGGTTATATTTCAGGGGTATAAGCAGTTTGCCGATGGTTTATCGCTTACTAAATATGCTATGTATGCGGTAATTATATCTAATGTTATCAATGTAATAGTCAATTACTTCCTTATATATGGTATATGGATTTTTCCTGAAATGGGTATTATTGGTGCTGCTTTAGGTACAGTAGTATCAAGAATATTTATGCTAGTATATATGCACTATATACTAGCTAAAAATGAGCAGCTAAAAATATATTTTACCAACTTTAGTTTTAGCGAAATTAAAAAATCAATGTTACGCAGAATTACTGCATTAGGACTACCATCGTCTATGCAAATGTTTTTTGAAGTAGCCTTGTTTACTATGGCAGTTTGGTTATCAGGTTACATAGGTAAATCTAGCCAAGCAGCCAATCAAATAGCACTTAGCTTAGCTAGTATGACATTTATGTTTGCTATGGGATTAAGTGTGGCTTCTATGATACGAGTGGGTAACCAAAAGGGATTGAAAGATTATAAAAAATTATTATTGGTAGCACGATCTATTTTTTTACTGTCTGTAATAATAGAAATTGTGTTTGCTTTATTGTTTGTTATTTTTCATAACTATCTACCACAGTTTTTCTTAGACATGACTGACGAGGCATTGCTTGCAGAGAATGCCGTAGTAATAAAAATAGCAGCACAATTACTGCTTGTTGCAGCTGTTTTCCAAATATCTGATGGTATACAAGTGGTAGTACTTGGCGCATTACGGGGCTTACAAGATGTAAAAATACCAACTATACTTACATTTATATCCTATTGGATTATTGGTTTCCCTATATCATTATATTTAGGCTTATATACTTCATTAGGAGCAGCAGGAATATGGATAGGATTACTTGCGGGGCTTACAGCTGCTGCATTATTTTTGTATATTCGCTTTAATTATTTAACTAAGAAACTTATTAGTCAAGGGGCGTAG